The following DNA comes from Pseudomonas sp. Tri1.
GGGCGGTTTCGCAAAAGCCTGGCGTCTTGATCAAAAAAGCGCCGCCTTCAGCAGCGCCGACACAGTCGTGGCATTGCCGAAGGCGGCGATCTTGGCGATTTATTGAATGATCAGGTTGTTGAACAACAGATCATCCACCATTGGTTTGCCAGTTTCGTCGTTCATCACTTGCTGAGTCTGCTTCAATGCTTCCTGGCGCAGCTTTTCCTTGGCTTCCAGGTTATTCATGGCCTCGGTGGTCTGCTGGGCGAACAGCGCCACCAACTGGTTGCGAATCAACGGCTCGTTGGCCTTCACCGCCGCCACGGCAGCATCGCCGGTCACGCGCAGGGCCACATCGGCCTTGTAGACCCTCAGCTTCGCCGAACCATCGAGCCCATAGTTGCCGACAAAGGGCGGGCTGAGGGTGATGTAACTGACCTTCGGCGCCTCGCCTTCCTTCGCTTCCTTGCCCTCTTCGGCCATCGCTGCCACAGGCAACGACAGGGCCAGCATCAACATGATCCACGCTTTCACAAGTGACTCCTCATCCGGTTTGCGGCCCAGCATACCGTCCCACCGTTCAAGCACAAGCTTATGGCTGGCTATCAGGGCGGGGCATGCTCGTTGACCCATTGACTCTCACACCTACACTTATCGGCCACCACTCCCAAAGGAATAGCCCTGATGAAAGCCGTGCTGTGCAAAGAATTCGGCCCCGCCGAATCGCTGGTGCTGGAAGACGTCGCCAGCCCCGTCGCGAAGAAGAACGAAGTGCTGCTGGAGGTGCACGCCGCCGGGGTGAATTTCCCTGACACGCTGATCATCGAGGGCAAATACCAATTCAAGCCACCCTTTCCGTTCTCTCCTGGCGGCGAAGCGGCGGGCGTCATCAGTGCGGTGGGTGAAAAAATCAGCCACCTGAAGGTCGGTGATCGGGTCATGGCACTGACCGGCTGGGGCAGCTTTGCCGAACAAGTGGCAGTGCCAGGCTACAACGTGTTGCCGATCCCCGCGTCCATGGACTTCAACACCGCTGCCGCCTTCAGCATGACCTACGGCACCTCGATGCACGCCCTCAAGCAACGGGCCAACCTGCAACCTGGCGAAACCCTGCTGGTGCTCGGTGCCTCCGGCGGCGTCGGCCTGGCAGCGGTGGAGATCGGCAAGGCCATGGGCGCCCGGGTCATCGCCGCCGCCAGCAGCACCGAAAAACTCGCCGTAGCCAAGGCAGCTGGCGCCGACGAGTTGATCAACTACAACGAAACCAGCCTCAAGGACGAAATCAAACGCCTTACCGACGGCCAGGGCGCCGATGTGATCTACGATCCGGTGGGCGGCGACCTGTTCGACCAGGCCGTGCGCGCCATCGCCTGGAACGGCCGGCTGCTGGTGGTCGGTTTCGCCAGCGGGCGCATCCCCGAACTGCCGGTGAACCTCGCCCTGCTCAAGGGTGCTGCCGTGGTGGGTGTGTTCTGGGGCTCCTTCGCCCAGCGCCAGCCCCAGGACAACTCTGCCAACTTTCAGCAACTGTTTGGCTGGTTCGCCGAAGGCAAGCTCAAGCCACTGGTGTCACAGGTGTATCCACTGAGCAATGCCGCCCAGGCGATCAATGACCTGGGGCAGCGCAAGGCGGTGGGGAAGGTGGTTGTGCAGGTGCGCTGAAGCTTCACAGCGGTCCGGGCGTTTGACGCTGCGGGCCGCTATTGGCAAGCACTAGCACAACGCGCGAATCTCCTTGGGCAACATTCGCACACACCGTGACGCAGGAAAACGCCCGTAGTGCATCACGATCATGGGCATGTGCCTGTTGAAGCGGGCGATCAAGGCCAGACGCTCGACATCCGACATCTGCTTGACGAAAAACACATTGGACAAGTAGTTGCGCGTGGAATGGAACGGGAGCAAACCTTGCACCCATAGTTGGCCCCAAGCGCATTGATGTCCGAGCACTCCCAGGCCTGGATCCATTTACGGTCATCCAAAGGCCTGTCATCCAGGCGGAACTCGAACGGCGCCACGACATGCGTCTGCTCCCGATGTTCGTTGCCCACCGTCCAAGGACGCTCGGGCACCCACAACACATCCGTCG
Coding sequences within:
- a CDS encoding NADPH:quinone oxidoreductase family protein, producing the protein MKAVLCKEFGPAESLVLEDVASPVAKKNEVLLEVHAAGVNFPDTLIIEGKYQFKPPFPFSPGGEAAGVISAVGEKISHLKVGDRVMALTGWGSFAEQVAVPGYNVLPIPASMDFNTAAAFSMTYGTSMHALKQRANLQPGETLLVLGASGGVGLAAVEIGKAMGARVIAAASSTEKLAVAKAAGADELINYNETSLKDEIKRLTDGQGADVIYDPVGGDLFDQAVRAIAWNGRLLVVGFASGRIPELPVNLALLKGAAVVGVFWGSFAQRQPQDNSANFQQLFGWFAEGKLKPLVSQVYPLSNAAQAINDLGQRKAVGKVVVQVR
- a CDS encoding flagellar basal body-associated protein FliL; translated protein: MKAWIMLMLALSLPVAAMAEEGKEAKEGEAPKVSYITLSPPFVGNYGLDGSAKLRVYKADVALRVTGDAAVAAVKANEPLIRNQLVALFAQQTTEAMNNLEAKEKLRQEALKQTQQVMNDETGKPMVDDLLFNNLIIQ